The genomic DNA AAGTGGAAGAATCGTTTCGACGGCTGCCTGGCTCTTGGCCCGGCCAAGTTCTAAGTCGCTCACCATAATGACCCGCTCTGTCCCGATCTGAAAAAACGGAAACGGATCGGGGGCCAGGAAACGAGTGGCGTAGTACAGGTCGGCGTCCCGCTCACTGGCCGCAATAATTAGAAGTGCTTCTTGCATAGCCGTTCACGGTTCATGGCTCACAGCTGATGGTTCAGGGTTCAGAGTTGAGGGTTCAGGGTCCAAAGGCTTATATTCCGATCTCTACCATGAACCATGAACCACGAACTATGAACCGTCAATAGGTCGTCGGTCATCGGTCGTCGGTCGTCGGATTACGGAAGTCCGTAACTCCGTGCATCGTGATCGGCTCCTGATTCACCCTTCCATCGCGAAACCTTTGGAGCGAGAGCGGCGAGATGTCGATTCCTGTCGTCTTGCCGTTCAAAATCAATTCGGCCATGAGCTTTCCAGCCACGGGCCCGTGCATAAAGCCGTGGCCACTGAAGCCACACGCCAAAAAGAATCCCTGAACTTCACTCTCCGCAAGGATAGGGTGGTTATCGGGAGAGATGTCGTAGAGACCCGCCCACCCCCGTACGATCTCTGCCTCTGCCAGGACCGGGACCCGGTGTGCACATGCAGCCCGGACCTCCGGGACGATTTCCCAGTCGACTGCCGTATTGAAACTCGAGTGCCGATCGGTTGGTGCCGGGATAAGGGCTCCTCCCTCCTCTCGCCGGAAGTACCAGCCTCGCTGGACGTCGATCGTTACTGGGACCTCTCGGGCAAAGTCAGGAACGGGGGCGGTGACAAAGAGCTGACGCCTCCACGGAGTAACCGGGACCTCCACTCCCGCCATCTGTCCGACAAGACCAGCATAGGCTCCGGCGGCATTGATCACCACCGGCGCGGCGATCTCACCATCACACCACCGCACCCCCTGGACCCGGCCTCCCTGAACCCTCACGCCAGTGACCGCACATCCCTCACGAATCTGGACCCCGAGATCGCGCGCCCTCTCACCATAGCCCCAGACTACCTGAAAGGGAGAGGCGTACCCATCTCCCCCGGTGTAGGTCCCTTCGAGGAGGTCGTCGACTCGGAGGCACGGGACAAGGCGCTGGATCTCGGAAGGGGAGAGGATCTCTACGGAAACCCCGAGACGCCTCTGGAGTTCCACGCCTCTTCGAAACAAGGTTCGCTCCTCGTCGGTGCTGAGAAGGAAGAGATAGCCGGCCTCCCGGAAGTCAGGATCCCACCCCATCTCCTCCCGAAAGGTGTGAAACATT from Candidatus Methylomirabilota bacterium includes the following:
- a CDS encoding FAD-dependent oxidoreductase yields the protein NPVDRDGRARQDRDVLYWGVEYELHVGRGDSGTDGVPRDGDKSEMFSLRLSHGTPFGRSVDVCVIGGGVVGCSIAYHLARNSRLKILLLEQGHLGSGSTGRSAGGVRRQFLTEIHIRLSIESLKMFHTFREEMGWDPDFREAGYLFLLSTDEERTLFRRGVELQRRLGVSVEILSPSEIQRLVPCLRVDDLLEGTYTGGDGYASPFQVVWGYGERARDLGVQIREGCAVTGVRVQGGRVQGVRWCDGEIAAPVVINAAGAYAGLVGQMAGVEVPVTPWRRQLFVTAPVPDFAREVPVTIDVQRGWYFRREEGGALIPAPTDRHSSFNTAVDWEIVPEVRAACAHRVPVLAEAEIVRGWAGLYDISPDNHPILAESEVQGFFLACGFSGHGFMHGPVAGKLMAELILNGKTTGIDISPLSLQRFRDGRVNQEPITMHGVTDFRNPTTDDR